A genome region from Anastrepha obliqua isolate idAnaObli1 chromosome 4, idAnaObli1_1.0, whole genome shotgun sequence includes the following:
- the LOC129244988 gene encoding uncharacterized protein LOC129244988 isoform X2: protein MSVFHPMDKLNFRRQQQTQLRQQLQQQQQQQHQQRQQQQGFPNSLNTLQPVGAISPISQLSGIVPQSPFRIYNRLDQPNYVPITAYQNDLNYDGSFSYGYASADGTTAQAQGYVKNLGLGEDVEAQVVQGSYSYTSPEGTPITVRYIADENGFRAEGAHIPTPPPIPDAIAKSLQYIASVQQPYQQAINPNLNPYQTPFRQFSGQQRPGQQQQLTPFQLQQQQQRAYQQQLAGQLQPPFPQFPGAQQPQSNAFYGGGLGGGLPGQGQLPGQFGDLSGQNFTQQPQNLQQEQQQQVLQQQQKNQQQQQHQQQQQQQLATQELRARPNQLVNPFGYNQYRRYKKAALTKN from the exons ATGAGCGTTTTTCATCCAATGGATAAATTGAATTTCCGG CGACAACAACAGACACAATTACGCCAGCAgttacagcagcagcaacaacagcaacatcaacaacgacaacaacagcagGGCTTTCCCAATTCTCTAAACACCTTGCAACCAGTTGGTGCAATATCACCCATCTCACAGCTCTCCGGCATAGTACCACAG AGTCCCTTTCGCATCTATAATCGTCTTGACCAACCAAACTATGTGCCCATTACCGCCTATCAGAATGATCTCAACTATGACGGCAGCTTTTCATATGGTTACGCCTCGGCCGATGGTACTACCGCCCAGGCGCAGGggtatgtaaaaaatttgggCCTAGGCGAAGATGTCGAAGCACAGGTGGTGCAAGGTTCATACTCTTACACCTCACCGGAGGGCACGCCCATAACTGTACGTTATATAGCCGATGAGAATG GATTTCGCGCTGAGGGTGCTCACATTCCCACACCTCCCCCCATACCCGACGCAATTGCCAAGTCGCTTCAATATATCGCCAGCGTGCAGCAACCCTACCAACAGGCCATCAACCCCAATCTGAATCCATACCAAACGCCTTTTCGTCAATTTTCGGGTCAACAACGTCCAGGTCAACAGCAGCAATTGACTCCTtttcaactacaacaacaacaacaacgtgcaTATCAGCAACAACTTGCTGGCCAATTGCAGCCACCTTTTCCACAGTTCCCTGGCGCTCAACAACCACAATCGAATGCATTTTACGGAGGCGGCCTCGGTGGTGGCTTGCCGGGACAAGGTCAGCTTCCAGGTCAATTTGGCGATTTAAGTGGGCAAAACTTTACCCAGCAGCCGCAAAATTTacagcaagaacaacaacagcaagtaTTACAGCAGCAACAGAAaaatcaacaacagcaacagcaccagcagcaacaacaacagcaattagCCACACAAGAATTGCGCGCACGCCCCAATCAGCTGGTGAACCCTTTCGGCTACAATCAATATCGGCGTTACAAAAAAGCGGCATTgacgaaaaattaa
- the LOC129244988 gene encoding uncharacterized protein LOC129244988 isoform X1 codes for MSVFHPMDKLNFRLLAGLVLSLSLSQHTCRCQPNALFNQSPFQRQQQTQLRQQLQQQQQQQHQQRQQQQGFPNSLNTLQPVGAISPISQLSGIVPQSPFRIYNRLDQPNYVPITAYQNDLNYDGSFSYGYASADGTTAQAQGYVKNLGLGEDVEAQVVQGSYSYTSPEGTPITVRYIADENGFRAEGAHIPTPPPIPDAIAKSLQYIASVQQPYQQAINPNLNPYQTPFRQFSGQQRPGQQQQLTPFQLQQQQQRAYQQQLAGQLQPPFPQFPGAQQPQSNAFYGGGLGGGLPGQGQLPGQFGDLSGQNFTQQPQNLQQEQQQQVLQQQQKNQQQQQHQQQQQQQLATQELRARPNQLVNPFGYNQYRRYKKAALTKN; via the exons ATGAGCGTTTTTCATCCAATGGATAAATTGAATTTCCGG CTGCTAGCCGGTTTAGTATTATCGCTCAGTTTGTCGCAGCATACTTGTCGCTGTCAGCCTAACGCACTCTTCAATCAATCACCATTTCAGCGACAACAACAGACACAATTACGCCAGCAgttacagcagcagcaacaacagcaacatcaacaacgacaacaacagcagGGCTTTCCCAATTCTCTAAACACCTTGCAACCAGTTGGTGCAATATCACCCATCTCACAGCTCTCCGGCATAGTACCACAG AGTCCCTTTCGCATCTATAATCGTCTTGACCAACCAAACTATGTGCCCATTACCGCCTATCAGAATGATCTCAACTATGACGGCAGCTTTTCATATGGTTACGCCTCGGCCGATGGTACTACCGCCCAGGCGCAGGggtatgtaaaaaatttgggCCTAGGCGAAGATGTCGAAGCACAGGTGGTGCAAGGTTCATACTCTTACACCTCACCGGAGGGCACGCCCATAACTGTACGTTATATAGCCGATGAGAATG GATTTCGCGCTGAGGGTGCTCACATTCCCACACCTCCCCCCATACCCGACGCAATTGCCAAGTCGCTTCAATATATCGCCAGCGTGCAGCAACCCTACCAACAGGCCATCAACCCCAATCTGAATCCATACCAAACGCCTTTTCGTCAATTTTCGGGTCAACAACGTCCAGGTCAACAGCAGCAATTGACTCCTtttcaactacaacaacaacaacaacgtgcaTATCAGCAACAACTTGCTGGCCAATTGCAGCCACCTTTTCCACAGTTCCCTGGCGCTCAACAACCACAATCGAATGCATTTTACGGAGGCGGCCTCGGTGGTGGCTTGCCGGGACAAGGTCAGCTTCCAGGTCAATTTGGCGATTTAAGTGGGCAAAACTTTACCCAGCAGCCGCAAAATTTacagcaagaacaacaacagcaagtaTTACAGCAGCAACAGAAaaatcaacaacagcaacagcaccagcagcaacaacaacagcaattagCCACACAAGAATTGCGCGCACGCCCCAATCAGCTGGTGAACCCTTTCGGCTACAATCAATATCGGCGTTACAAAAAAGCGGCATTgacgaaaaattaa